In one Brienomyrus brachyistius isolate T26 chromosome 5, BBRACH_0.4, whole genome shotgun sequence genomic region, the following are encoded:
- the LOC125741817 gene encoding brain protein I3-like — translation MDSKPLLQERPPAYNAVPGAYEYGPQHNYGAIPPPAQPQPGFQQPPPPYQYPEGPGCTHPSLPVPPVAQQPNYTGTYTIIQPSVVVVGGCPACRVGVLEDDFTCLGILCAIVFFPIGILFCLALRQRRCPNCGATFG, via the exons ATGGACAGCAAACCGCTGCTGCAAGAGAGACCTCCTGCCTACAACGCGGTGCCCGGTGCTTATGAATACGGACCACAGCATAACTACGGGGCCATTCCTCCGCCTGCCCAGCCACAGCCGGGATTCCAGCAACCACCGCCGCCGTATCAGTATCCCGAGGGACCAG GATGCACACACCCGTCCCTGCCAGTGCCCCCTGTTGCCCAACAGCCAAACTACACAGGAACGTACACCATCATCCAGCCCTCcgtggtggtggtgggaggCTGCCCAGCTTGCCG AGTCGGCGTGCTGGAGGATGACTTCACCTGCCTAGGAATCCTCTGCGCCATTGTCTTCTTTCCCATTGGGATCCTCTTCTGCCTCGCACTGCGCCAGAGGAGGTGTCCCAACTGCGGAGCCACCTTCGGATAG
- the tecpr1a gene encoding tectonin beta-propeller repeat-containing protein 1 isoform X1, translating to MPSSLLWAVDVFGRVYSLSPTSQQWDLCKDAQLEIKRITATQQCCWAIACDHQIYLNVYASDVPIRYQEETYENQRWNPMDGFSDRLLPSDRWQWSDVTGLKHQPLDSFQLPSDNWEWEADWYVDENFGGEATEKAGWTYAIDFPASYTKDKKWNSCVRRRRWIRFRRYKARDTWAKVSEQVSSELPGSLPDPFSDISCGGWEITEEPMGQISLWAVTLQGKVWFREGIHHQNPEGSAWVEVQCPGEVVQISCGPGDLVWAVMWEGHLLVREGIGRDCPKGTSWAVVQSPSPEFGAIHVAVGINVVWAVTKDRKVWFRRGINSHNPCGSGWISMVGEMVMIDVGVNDQVWGISSEDRAVYFRQGVTSSELSGKAWKALTSLRDGDRSSSRSSAGSLASAGCFFSNEVTVQNQGSVTSDMDMEPEGATGGNPDAKEQADASKRRLPKVTSDSFISELVSDREGQPEKHEGTAVAPIPEEEAETEQEVKVAPAVVLSLSPSGRPDHHWSNVDLEEAQGRLAGGRPASDPGDSCSLSSVATYNLDEPYGADDHPIWAWVNGGSCAVDSHSQLNWFNSGVSSAQSMSLSVSPAQTAAWRKQIFEQLSERSKREMENFRHYEQAVEQAVWVKKGTMQWWRDWKPYKWVDVHFALEQFCGTDGNKEGIIFIYYTFNEEKKYLHTFINEVTILVPVLSDSKHTFAIYTPERTKQRWPIRLAVSTEQEMHDWLALLSVSCCDSRGIQGPPSKQAIWSVTCKGDVFVSEPAPSLEASPYPMPCDQMYWHQIGGHLHVIECNSLGVVWGIGYDHTAWVYTGGYGGGFFQGLASSTDNIYTQTDTKSVYIYENQRWNPVTGYTNRGLPTDRYMWSDASGLQECTKENTKLPSPQWAWVNDWTIDYNVSGGTDKEGWQYAADFPTSFHGSKTLKDFVRRRRWARKCKLTTTGPWKEVPPIPLSEITILPCMAASKLEHVPLWAISSKGDVLCRLGVTLQAPAGTSWLHVGTDQPFKSISIGSAHQVWAIARDGSVFYRGSVSPQNLAGDCWYHIPSPPRQKLKQVSVGRTSVYAVDENGNLWFRQGLTPSYPQGSSWEHISTNVRKVSVGPLDQVWIIADKVQGSHSLSCGTVCRRLGVQPMEPKGLSWDYGIGGGWEHITVRGNSTEAPRINMPSMLGGPTPASGTPRSTPPVSIPDVMNGNAVRS from the exons ATGCCTAGCTCCCTCCTGTGGGCAGTGGACGTGTTCGGCAGGGTATATAGCCTGTCCCCCACAAGCCAGCAGTGGGACCTGTGCAAGGATGCTCAGCTGGAGATCAAGCGCATCACCGCCACACAGCAGTGTTGCTGGGCCATTGCCTGTGACCACCAGATCTACCTGAACGTCTACGCCAGCGACGTGCCCATCCGCTACCAGGAGGAGACGTATGAGAACCAG CGATGGAACCCCATGGACGGCTTCTCAGACCGGCTGCTGCCCAGTGACCGCTGGCAGTGGAGCGATGTGACGGGCCTGAAGCACCAGCCGCTGGACAGCTTCCAGCTGCCCTCAGACAACTGGGAGTGGGAGGCGGACTGGTATGTGGACGAGAACTTCGGCGGGGAAGCCACTGAGAAAGCG GGCTGGACGTACGCCATCGATTTTCCAGCCAGCTACACCAAAGACAAGAAGTGGAACTCCTGCGTCCGTCGCCGGCGATGGATCCGCTTCAGGAGGTACAAGGCACGGGACACCTGGGCCAA GGTATCTGAGCAGGTCTCCTCAGAACTACCCGGGTCGCTCCCAGACCCGTTCAGTGACATCAGTTGTGGGGGTTGGGAGATCACCGAGGAGCCCATGGGTCAGATCTCGCTGTGGGCAGTCACTCTGCAGGGGAAG GTCTGGTTTAGGGAGGGCATTCACCACCAAAACCCTGAGGGCTCAGCCTGGGTGGAGGTGCAGTGCCCAGGGGAAGTGGTGCAGATCAGCTGTGGCCCAGGGGACCTGGTGTGGGCTGTCATGTGGGAGGGTCACCTCCTGGTCCGGGAGGGCATCGGGAGGGACTGTCCCAAAG GAACCTCCTGGGCGGTAGTGCAATCCCCCAGCCCTGAGTTCGGTGCCATCCACGTAGCTGTGGGCATCAATGTGGTATGGGCTGTCACGAAGGATCGCAAG GTTTGGTTCCGACGGGGCATAAACTCTCACAATCCCTGTGGTTCAGGCTGGATTTCCATGGTGGGAGAAATGGTGATGATAGATGTTGGTGTCAATGACCAG GTGTGGGGTATCAGCTCGGAGGATCGGGCCGTGTACTTCCGGCAGGGCGTCACCTCCAGCGAGCTCAGTGGAAAGGCATGGAAGGCGCTGACATCGCTCCGGGACGGGGACCGGTCCAGCTCCAGGTCCAGCGCCGGCAGCCTGGCCAG TGCTGGCTGCTTCTTCAGTAATGAGGTGACAGTGCAGAACCAGGGGTCTGTGACCAGTGACATGGACATGGAGCCAGAGGGGGCAACGGGGGGGAATCCAGATGCCAAGGAGCAAGCTGACGCTTCCAAGCGGCGCCTCCCGAAGGTGACCAGCGACAGCTTCATCTCCGAGCTGGTGTCCGACCGAGAAGGCCAGCCAGAGAAGCATGAGGGCACAGCGGTGGCCCCCATCCCGGAGGAGGAGGCCGAAACGGAGCAGGAAGTGAAGGTGGCCCCTGCCGTGGTGCTCTCCCTCAGCCCGTCGGGCAGGCCGGATCACCACTGGAGCAACGTCGACCTGGAGGAGGCGCAGGGCCGCCTAGCTGGGGGCCGCCCGGCCTCCGACCCTGGTGATAGCTGCAGCCTGTCCTCCGTGGCCACATACAACCTGGACGAGCCGTACGGGGCCGACGATCATCCCATCTGGGCATGGGTCAACGGGGGCAGCTGTGCCGTGGACTCGCACTCGCAGCTCAACTGGTTCAACTCGG GCGTTTCCTCTGCACAGTCCATGTCCTTGTCCGTGTCCCCTGCGCAGACAGCGGCCTGGCGCAAGCAGATCTTCGAGCAGCTCAGCGAGAGGTCCAAGCGGGAGATGGAGAACTTCAGGCATTACGAGCAGGCGGTGGAACAG GCGGTCTGGGTGAAGAAGGGCACCATGCAGTGGTGGAGAGACTGGAAGCCCTACAAGTGGGTAGATGTCCACTTTGCACTGGAGCAGTTCTGCGGCACCGACGGCAACAAAGAGGGAATCATCTTCATCTACTACACCTTTAATGAAGAGAAGAAG TACCTGCACACCTTCATAAACGAGGTGACCATTTTGGTGCCGGTGCTCAGTGATTCCAAGCACACCTTCGCCATCTACACCCCGGAGAGAACCAAACAGCGCTGGCCCATCCGCCTGGCTGTGTCCACAGAGCAGGAGATGCATGACTGG CTCGCCctcctgagtgtgtcctgcTGCGACTCGAGGGGCATCCAGGGCCCCCCATCCAAACAGGCCATATGGTCTGTCACCTGCAAGGGGGACGTCTTTGTCAGTGAGCCCGCACCCAGCCTGGAGGCCTCGCCCTACCCCATGCCTTGCGATCAGAT GTACTGGCATCAGATCGGGGGGCATCTGCACGTCATAGAGTGCAACAGTTTGGGCGTGGTGTGGGGCATTGGGTATGACCACACCGCCTGGGTCTACACTGGGGGCTATGGAGGCGGCTTCTTCCAGG gaCTGGCGAGCAGCACAGACAACATCTACACGCAAACGGACACAAAGAGCGTATACATCTACGAGAATCAGCGCTGGAACCCAGTCACAGGATACACCAACAG GGGTCTGCCCACTGACCGCTACATGTGGAGCGATGCCTCAGGACTGCAGGAGTGCACTAAGGAGAACACCAAGCTCCCCTCCCCACAGTGGGCCTGG GTGAATGACTGGACCATCGACTACAACGTCTCCGGAGGAACAGACAAGGAGGGCTGgcaatatgctgctgatttcccAAC GTCATTTCATGGCTCTAAGACACTGAAGGACTTTGTCAGGCGTAGACGTTGGGCCAG AAAATGCAAACTCACAACAACTGGCCCCTGGAAGGAGGTGCCTCCCATCCCGCTGTCTGAAATCACCATCCTGCCCTGCATGGCCGCGAGCAAATTGGAGCATGTGCCTCTGTGGGCCATCAGCAGCAAAGGAGACGTCCTGTGTCGCCTGGGTGTCACTCTGCAGGCTCCCGCT GGTACCTCCTGGCTTCACGTGGGGACAGACCAGCCGTTCAAGTCCATCTCCATAGGTAGTGCTCACCAGGTGTGGGCTATTGCCAGGGACGGCTCAGTGTTCTACAGGGGTTCCGTGTCTCCTCAGAACC TTGCAGGCGACTGCTGGTACCACATCCCATCCCCACCTCGGCAGAAGCTAAAACAGGTGTCTGTGGGGAGAACCTCCGTGTACGCAGTCGATGAAAACG GTAACCTGTGGTTCCGTCAGGGTCTCACTCCCAGTTACCCGCAGGGTTCGTCTTGGGAGCACATCTCCACCAACGTCCGCAAAGTCTCTGTTGGGCCTCTGGACCAG GTGTGGATAATTGCAGATAAAGTTCAAGGCAGCCACAGTCTGAGTTGTGGCACCGTCTGTCGCCGGCTGGGCGTGCAGCCCATGGAGCCCAAGGGACTGTCCTGGGACTATGGAATCGGG gggggGTGGGAGCACATCACTGTGAGGGGGAACTCGACGGAAGCCCCACGCATCAACATGCCCAGCATGCTCGGGGGCCCCACCCCGGCCAGCGGGACCCCACGCAGCACCCCGCCTGTCAGCATCCCAGACGTGATGAACGGGAATGCCGTCAGGTCGTAA
- the tecpr1a gene encoding tectonin beta-propeller repeat-containing protein 1 isoform X2 — MPSSLLWAVDVFGRVYSLSPTSQQWDLCKDAQLEIKRITATQQCCWAIACDHQIYLNVYASDVPIRYQEETYENQRWNPMDGFSDRLLPSDRWQWSDVTGLKHQPLDSFQLPSDNWEWEADWYVDENFGGEATEKAGWTYAIDFPASYTKDKKWNSCVRRRRWIRFRRYKARDTWAKVSSELPGSLPDPFSDISCGGWEITEEPMGQISLWAVTLQGKVWFREGIHHQNPEGSAWVEVQCPGEVVQISCGPGDLVWAVMWEGHLLVREGIGRDCPKGTSWAVVQSPSPEFGAIHVAVGINVVWAVTKDRKVWFRRGINSHNPCGSGWISMVGEMVMIDVGVNDQVWGISSEDRAVYFRQGVTSSELSGKAWKALTSLRDGDRSSSRSSAGSLASAGCFFSNEVTVQNQGSVTSDMDMEPEGATGGNPDAKEQADASKRRLPKVTSDSFISELVSDREGQPEKHEGTAVAPIPEEEAETEQEVKVAPAVVLSLSPSGRPDHHWSNVDLEEAQGRLAGGRPASDPGDSCSLSSVATYNLDEPYGADDHPIWAWVNGGSCAVDSHSQLNWFNSGVSSAQSMSLSVSPAQTAAWRKQIFEQLSERSKREMENFRHYEQAVEQAVWVKKGTMQWWRDWKPYKWVDVHFALEQFCGTDGNKEGIIFIYYTFNEEKKYLHTFINEVTILVPVLSDSKHTFAIYTPERTKQRWPIRLAVSTEQEMHDWLALLSVSCCDSRGIQGPPSKQAIWSVTCKGDVFVSEPAPSLEASPYPMPCDQMYWHQIGGHLHVIECNSLGVVWGIGYDHTAWVYTGGYGGGFFQGLASSTDNIYTQTDTKSVYIYENQRWNPVTGYTNRGLPTDRYMWSDASGLQECTKENTKLPSPQWAWVNDWTIDYNVSGGTDKEGWQYAADFPTSFHGSKTLKDFVRRRRWARKCKLTTTGPWKEVPPIPLSEITILPCMAASKLEHVPLWAISSKGDVLCRLGVTLQAPAGTSWLHVGTDQPFKSISIGSAHQVWAIARDGSVFYRGSVSPQNLAGDCWYHIPSPPRQKLKQVSVGRTSVYAVDENGNLWFRQGLTPSYPQGSSWEHISTNVRKVSVGPLDQVWIIADKVQGSHSLSCGTVCRRLGVQPMEPKGLSWDYGIGGGWEHITVRGNSTEAPRINMPSMLGGPTPASGTPRSTPPVSIPDVMNGNAVRS, encoded by the exons ATGCCTAGCTCCCTCCTGTGGGCAGTGGACGTGTTCGGCAGGGTATATAGCCTGTCCCCCACAAGCCAGCAGTGGGACCTGTGCAAGGATGCTCAGCTGGAGATCAAGCGCATCACCGCCACACAGCAGTGTTGCTGGGCCATTGCCTGTGACCACCAGATCTACCTGAACGTCTACGCCAGCGACGTGCCCATCCGCTACCAGGAGGAGACGTATGAGAACCAG CGATGGAACCCCATGGACGGCTTCTCAGACCGGCTGCTGCCCAGTGACCGCTGGCAGTGGAGCGATGTGACGGGCCTGAAGCACCAGCCGCTGGACAGCTTCCAGCTGCCCTCAGACAACTGGGAGTGGGAGGCGGACTGGTATGTGGACGAGAACTTCGGCGGGGAAGCCACTGAGAAAGCG GGCTGGACGTACGCCATCGATTTTCCAGCCAGCTACACCAAAGACAAGAAGTGGAACTCCTGCGTCCGTCGCCGGCGATGGATCCGCTTCAGGAGGTACAAGGCACGGGACACCTGGGCCAAG GTCTCCTCAGAACTACCCGGGTCGCTCCCAGACCCGTTCAGTGACATCAGTTGTGGGGGTTGGGAGATCACCGAGGAGCCCATGGGTCAGATCTCGCTGTGGGCAGTCACTCTGCAGGGGAAG GTCTGGTTTAGGGAGGGCATTCACCACCAAAACCCTGAGGGCTCAGCCTGGGTGGAGGTGCAGTGCCCAGGGGAAGTGGTGCAGATCAGCTGTGGCCCAGGGGACCTGGTGTGGGCTGTCATGTGGGAGGGTCACCTCCTGGTCCGGGAGGGCATCGGGAGGGACTGTCCCAAAG GAACCTCCTGGGCGGTAGTGCAATCCCCCAGCCCTGAGTTCGGTGCCATCCACGTAGCTGTGGGCATCAATGTGGTATGGGCTGTCACGAAGGATCGCAAG GTTTGGTTCCGACGGGGCATAAACTCTCACAATCCCTGTGGTTCAGGCTGGATTTCCATGGTGGGAGAAATGGTGATGATAGATGTTGGTGTCAATGACCAG GTGTGGGGTATCAGCTCGGAGGATCGGGCCGTGTACTTCCGGCAGGGCGTCACCTCCAGCGAGCTCAGTGGAAAGGCATGGAAGGCGCTGACATCGCTCCGGGACGGGGACCGGTCCAGCTCCAGGTCCAGCGCCGGCAGCCTGGCCAG TGCTGGCTGCTTCTTCAGTAATGAGGTGACAGTGCAGAACCAGGGGTCTGTGACCAGTGACATGGACATGGAGCCAGAGGGGGCAACGGGGGGGAATCCAGATGCCAAGGAGCAAGCTGACGCTTCCAAGCGGCGCCTCCCGAAGGTGACCAGCGACAGCTTCATCTCCGAGCTGGTGTCCGACCGAGAAGGCCAGCCAGAGAAGCATGAGGGCACAGCGGTGGCCCCCATCCCGGAGGAGGAGGCCGAAACGGAGCAGGAAGTGAAGGTGGCCCCTGCCGTGGTGCTCTCCCTCAGCCCGTCGGGCAGGCCGGATCACCACTGGAGCAACGTCGACCTGGAGGAGGCGCAGGGCCGCCTAGCTGGGGGCCGCCCGGCCTCCGACCCTGGTGATAGCTGCAGCCTGTCCTCCGTGGCCACATACAACCTGGACGAGCCGTACGGGGCCGACGATCATCCCATCTGGGCATGGGTCAACGGGGGCAGCTGTGCCGTGGACTCGCACTCGCAGCTCAACTGGTTCAACTCGG GCGTTTCCTCTGCACAGTCCATGTCCTTGTCCGTGTCCCCTGCGCAGACAGCGGCCTGGCGCAAGCAGATCTTCGAGCAGCTCAGCGAGAGGTCCAAGCGGGAGATGGAGAACTTCAGGCATTACGAGCAGGCGGTGGAACAG GCGGTCTGGGTGAAGAAGGGCACCATGCAGTGGTGGAGAGACTGGAAGCCCTACAAGTGGGTAGATGTCCACTTTGCACTGGAGCAGTTCTGCGGCACCGACGGCAACAAAGAGGGAATCATCTTCATCTACTACACCTTTAATGAAGAGAAGAAG TACCTGCACACCTTCATAAACGAGGTGACCATTTTGGTGCCGGTGCTCAGTGATTCCAAGCACACCTTCGCCATCTACACCCCGGAGAGAACCAAACAGCGCTGGCCCATCCGCCTGGCTGTGTCCACAGAGCAGGAGATGCATGACTGG CTCGCCctcctgagtgtgtcctgcTGCGACTCGAGGGGCATCCAGGGCCCCCCATCCAAACAGGCCATATGGTCTGTCACCTGCAAGGGGGACGTCTTTGTCAGTGAGCCCGCACCCAGCCTGGAGGCCTCGCCCTACCCCATGCCTTGCGATCAGAT GTACTGGCATCAGATCGGGGGGCATCTGCACGTCATAGAGTGCAACAGTTTGGGCGTGGTGTGGGGCATTGGGTATGACCACACCGCCTGGGTCTACACTGGGGGCTATGGAGGCGGCTTCTTCCAGG gaCTGGCGAGCAGCACAGACAACATCTACACGCAAACGGACACAAAGAGCGTATACATCTACGAGAATCAGCGCTGGAACCCAGTCACAGGATACACCAACAG GGGTCTGCCCACTGACCGCTACATGTGGAGCGATGCCTCAGGACTGCAGGAGTGCACTAAGGAGAACACCAAGCTCCCCTCCCCACAGTGGGCCTGG GTGAATGACTGGACCATCGACTACAACGTCTCCGGAGGAACAGACAAGGAGGGCTGgcaatatgctgctgatttcccAAC GTCATTTCATGGCTCTAAGACACTGAAGGACTTTGTCAGGCGTAGACGTTGGGCCAG AAAATGCAAACTCACAACAACTGGCCCCTGGAAGGAGGTGCCTCCCATCCCGCTGTCTGAAATCACCATCCTGCCCTGCATGGCCGCGAGCAAATTGGAGCATGTGCCTCTGTGGGCCATCAGCAGCAAAGGAGACGTCCTGTGTCGCCTGGGTGTCACTCTGCAGGCTCCCGCT GGTACCTCCTGGCTTCACGTGGGGACAGACCAGCCGTTCAAGTCCATCTCCATAGGTAGTGCTCACCAGGTGTGGGCTATTGCCAGGGACGGCTCAGTGTTCTACAGGGGTTCCGTGTCTCCTCAGAACC TTGCAGGCGACTGCTGGTACCACATCCCATCCCCACCTCGGCAGAAGCTAAAACAGGTGTCTGTGGGGAGAACCTCCGTGTACGCAGTCGATGAAAACG GTAACCTGTGGTTCCGTCAGGGTCTCACTCCCAGTTACCCGCAGGGTTCGTCTTGGGAGCACATCTCCACCAACGTCCGCAAAGTCTCTGTTGGGCCTCTGGACCAG GTGTGGATAATTGCAGATAAAGTTCAAGGCAGCCACAGTCTGAGTTGTGGCACCGTCTGTCGCCGGCTGGGCGTGCAGCCCATGGAGCCCAAGGGACTGTCCTGGGACTATGGAATCGGG gggggGTGGGAGCACATCACTGTGAGGGGGAACTCGACGGAAGCCCCACGCATCAACATGCCCAGCATGCTCGGGGGCCCCACCCCGGCCAGCGGGACCCCACGCAGCACCCCGCCTGTCAGCATCCCAGACGTGATGAACGGGAATGCCGTCAGGTCGTAA
- the bhlha15 gene encoding class A basic helix-loop-helix protein 15 translates to MKSKGKAAKHSQQPWTEAEPDFQLENELGCSEHEGSEASLGLDRSWRSSRRENRGTAPGSRRRRPHGGTKERNVRRLESNERERQRMHKLNNAFQALREVIPHVWTDKKLSKIETLTLAKNYIKALTTIILGMSGGCLPHGESQAQVNASKLLQSYRQHLEEEGEECLSRYLSQIHSFSQGR, encoded by the coding sequence ATGAAGTCCAAGGGGAAAGCCGCGAAGCACAGTCAGCAGCCTTGGACGGAAGCGGAGCCGGACTTCCAGCTGGAGAATGAGCTTGGCTGCAGTGAACACGAAGGCTCAGAGGCATCTCTGGGACTTGACAGGTCCTGGAGGAGCTCCAGGAGGGAGAACCGGGGCACCGCGCCAGGCTCCAGACGCCGGCGGCCGCACGGAGGCACGAAGGAACGGAACGTGCGACGGCTGGAGAGCAACGAGAGGGAGCGACAGAGGATGCACAAGCTGAACAACGCCTTCCAGGCCTTACGCGAGGTCATCCCGCATGTCTGGACTGACAAGAAGCTCTCCAAGATCGAGACCCTCACGCTGGCCAAAAACTACATCAAGGCCCTCACCACCATCATTCTGGGCATGTCGGGTGGCTGCCTGCCACACGGGGAGAGTCAGGCCCAGGTCAACGCCTCCAAGCTCCTGCAGAGCTACAGGCAGCACCtggaggaggagggcgaggAATGCTTGTCCAGGTACCTCAGCCAGATCCACAGCTTCAGCCAGGGCAGATAA